Genomic segment of Acidobacteriota bacterium:
GACCCTTTTTTACGATTTTGGAAAGGCCGAGGGCACGAACACCTTGTGTTGCTCGCCCATATCGCGGGCGGCGGGGGTCACAATCGTCCGCGCGCCGAGCATGATCTTCGTGCCGTGGCGAACCGCCTGGCGCACGTCTTCTTCGCAGACGAACTCCGCCGGCGGTCCCACCGGCGACCGCGCAGCGGACACCGGGGGCTGAGGCGCCATGGCGCCCGACGCCGCCGCGCGAAACCCGCGCGCGGACAGGAAATCGTCCACGCGGCGCGAGAGTGCGTCCGCGCTGATGCCGGCCGGGGAAGCTTCATGCGCCACGCTCGGTAAATGAGGCCGGGGCCCATCCATGTTCACTGCCGCGTTCACTGCCGCCGGTTTCACTGCCGCGGGACGCACCTCGTACGCCAACCGCTTGATGTTCAGCAGGTGGCGCGGCCCGATGTTGTCCGACGTGATGTTCCCGCCGAATCCGCCGCAGCCGAGCGTCAGCGCGGGATCGAGGCCGGTCGTCAGCCCGATCGATCCGTGGCTGGTTGGCGTGTTCACCACGATGCGGAATGCCGGCTTCTTCAGGCCGAACTGCAGGATGACTTCTTCATTGCGCGAGTGGATGGCCATCGTGTGGCCCATGCCGCCGTAGCGCAGGATCTGGATGCAGCGCTCGCACCCTTCGCGCCAGTCCCTCACGGTGTACATCGACAGGACCGGGCAGAGCTTCTCGACCGACAGGGGGTAATCGCGCCCGACGCCCGCCAGCTCGGCGACGAGCACGCGTGTGTCCGGCGGGACCGTGATGCCTGCCTGCGCCGCGATGTAGGCCGCGCTCTTCCCGACCAGCGCCGGGTTGGGCAGCCGCTGCGGCGTCACGAGGGCTTTGCCGACCGCCTCGATCTCCTGGGCGTTGAGGAAGTAGGCGCCCTGCCGCACGAACTCGCGCTTGGCCTGCTCGGCAATCGGTTCGTCGAGCACGACCGAGTTCTCCGACGAGCAGAGCACGCCGTAGTCGAACGTCTTCCCGGTGACGACGTCGCGGACCGCCTTCGTGACGTCGGCGGTTCGCTCGATGAACGCCGGCGCATTCCCCGGGCCGACGCCGTAGGCCGGCTTGCCCGCGCTGTAGGCGGCGCGGACGAGCCCCATCCCACCGGTCGCGAGGATGACGGCCACCTCGCGCGCCTTCATCAGTTCCTGGGTCCCCTCGAGCGTCACGTTCTGCATCCATCCGATCGCGCCGGCGGGGGCCCCCGCCCGGCACGCGGCCTCGTGCATCACTTCCGCAACCCGCGTGATGCAGCGCACGGCCGCCGGGTGCGGGCTGAGCACGATGGGGCACCGCGCCTTGAGCGCGATCATGATCTTGTAGATCGCCGTGGAGGTGGGGTTGGTGGACGGGATGATGGCGCAGACCACGCCGAACGGCTCGGCGATCTCGACGACTTTCTGCTCCTCGATCCGCCGGATCACGCCCACCGTCTTCATCGGGCGGATGAACTCGTGCACGCGCCTGGACGCGAACGTGTTCTTCTGGATCTTGTCGGCGACGACGCCGTAACCGGTTTCTTCGTGGGCGAGTCGCGCGAAGGCCTCCGCCTGCGCCGTGGCTGCCGCTTCCATCGCATCGATGACGGCGTCGATCTGTTCCTGGGAGAACTCGGCGAGCTTGGGCGCGACTTCCTTCGCGCGGCGCGCCAGCGCGCGCGCTTCGGCGATCGACTGAAGATCCTTGTCGCTCTGAGCAGCGGCCATGAACCCTATTTGGGCGCCTTGGGCAGCACCTTCTCGACCTCGGCGTGCGGTCGCGGGATCACGTGGACCGAAACCAGCTCGCCGACGCGCCGCGCCGCGGCAGCCCCGGCGTCGGTCGCCGCCTTCACCGCGCCGACATCGCCACGCACCATCACCGTGACGTACCCGGCGCCGATGTATTCCTTGCCGACGAGGATGACGTTCGCCGCCTTGACCATCGCGTCCGCCGCCTCGATCGATCCGATGAGACCGCGGGTCTCGACCATCCCGAGTGCTTCTAGCGTCATTGCGCGTGCTACGCTACCATACTTCTCCGGCGTTTTTCCAAGACCGGATTCACAATCGCATGATGATGAAACGCGTTCGTGCCACGATGCTGCTTGCCCTTGCCACCGCTGCCGCCGCGTGCGGCGGAACGCGCACCGACGAGCCGCCGGTCGCCACGCCGTCGTTCGCCTCCGAGCGCTCGCGCGTGCCGCTCGGCAGCCCGATCGAGCTGACCTATACGTTTGACGTCGCACGCGAGGCGAAGATCGACGGCGATTACCGGGTGTTCGTGCATTTCCTGGATTCAGAAGGGGAACTGATGTGGACCGACGATCACACCCCGGTCCCCCCGACCACCGCGTGGAAACCGGGACAGAAAGTCTCGTACTCGCACACGATGTTCGTCCCCGTGTACCCCTACGTCGGCGATGCGCGCGTGCGGCTCGGCCTGTACTCGGCAAGCGACGGCCGGCGCCTCCCCCTCAACGGCAAGGAGGACGGGGAGCGCGAATACGAGGTCGGCTCGATGAGCCTGGCGCCACAGTCGGAGAACATCTTCCTGATTTATCGCGACGGCTGGAACCGGGCGGAGAGCGCACCCGACCAGCCGGCCATCGAGTGGCAGTGGACGAAGAAGAGCGCCGGCCTGTCGTTCCGCAACCCAAAGAAGGACGTCGTCTTTTTGCTGGAGAGCGATGGCCGGCCCGATGTGTTCGCGCCGCCGCAGCAGGTCTCCATCAGGGTCGACGATCAGGTCGTGCACACCTTCGCCATGACCGACAGGAACCCGGTCGTGCGCCGGATCCCGATCACGGCCGCGCAGCTCGGAACGGCCGACATGGTGGACATGAGGATTGAAACGGATCGGACCTTCGTCCCCGCCCAGATCCCGGCGGGGCAGCCCGGCCACGGACCCGACACGCGCGAGCTGGGCATTCGCGTGTACCACGTGTTTGTCGGGTCAAAGGACTAGCTCGACTGTATTGATTCTGGACACTTCGCGCAACTGCATGCTAGGATTGGCCTTCCGCATGCAGCTGAATCGCGTGGCGGTCGTCGCGACCGTAGGGCTCGGGCTATGCGCCGCCGCTCCCGCCTCCGCCGAGCTCGTGTTCCTGGCGTCCGGCCGAACCTTATCGGTCAGGGCGCACCGTGAGGCGGGCGACACGGTCGTGCTGTCGTTGCGGTCGGGCGGAGAGGTCCGCTTCGAAAGGGCCCTCGTCGAGCGCATCGAGGAGGACGAAGTTCCGTATCCGGAGCCTCGAGCGGTCGAGCCGGCCGTGCTTCCGTCGAGCCTGGCGGTCGTGCCTTACGCGGGGCTGATCGAAGACATTTCCGCGGCGCATGGGGTCGACCCCGTGCTGGTGAAGGCGCTCATCAAGGTCGAGTCGGGCTATCGGTCGAAGGCGCGGTCGCGCAAAGGGGCGATGGGCCTCATGCAGATCATGCCCGCGACGGCCCGGCAGTACTCCGTTCGCAACCCGTACGACCCGAAGGCGAATCTCGAGGCGGGGATCAAGCACCTCGCGGGCCTTCTCGGCCGCTTTGACCTGTCGGTCGCGCTCGCGGCGTATAACGCCGGGGAAGGCGCCGTCCAGCGTTTCGGCGGCATGCCGCCGTACCGGGAAACGCGCAACTACGTGCGCCGCATTCTCGCGCTCGTGACGCCCGCCTCGAACTGACGCCCGAGCCATCACGCCTGCGCCACGGTCTAAGAGCAAGGAGCCCTGCGCGGTGGGAACTGCGCCGGGCCGCCAAATGAGGCTATAGTTTGGCGCTGATGGAATACCGCTGCCGGCTCGGAACGGCCGCCGGTCACATCATCGAAGGCGTTTACGTCGCCGACTCGGAGGCGACGCTCCGCCGCGAGCTGGAGGACAAAGGTCTCTACGTGCTGACCATCCGGCGCGCGGGCCGGCTCCC
This window contains:
- a CDS encoding aldehyde dehydrogenase family protein, whose product is MAAAQSDKDLQSIAEARALARRAKEVAPKLAEFSQEQIDAVIDAMEAAATAQAEAFARLAHEETGYGVVADKIQKNTFASRRVHEFIRPMKTVGVIRRIEEQKVVEIAEPFGVVCAIIPSTNPTSTAIYKIMIALKARCPIVLSPHPAAVRCITRVAEVMHEAACRAGAPAGAIGWMQNVTLEGTQELMKAREVAVILATGGMGLVRAAYSAGKPAYGVGPGNAPAFIERTADVTKAVRDVVTGKTFDYGVLCSSENSVVLDEPIAEQAKREFVRQGAYFLNAQEIEAVGKALVTPQRLPNPALVGKSAAYIAAQAGITVPPDTRVLVAELAGVGRDYPLSVEKLCPVLSMYTVRDWREGCERCIQILRYGGMGHTMAIHSRNEEVILQFGLKKPAFRIVVNTPTSHGSIGLTTGLDPALTLGCGGFGGNITSDNIGPRHLLNIKRLAYEVRPAAVKPAAVNAAVNMDGPRPHLPSVAHEASPAGISADALSRRVDDFLSARGFRAAASGAMAPQPPVSAARSPVGPPAEFVCEEDVRQAVRHGTKIMLGARTIVTPAARDMGEQHKVFVPSAFPKS
- the eutM gene encoding ethanolamine utilization microcompartment protein EutM; amino-acid sequence: MTLEALGMVETRGLIGSIEAADAMVKAANVILVGKEYIGAGYVTVMVRGDVGAVKAATDAGAAAARRVGELVSVHVIPRPHAEVEKVLPKAPK
- a CDS encoding lytic transglycosylase domain-containing protein, producing MQLNRVAVVATVGLGLCAAAPASAELVFLASGRTLSVRAHREAGDTVVLSLRSGGEVRFERALVERIEEDEVPYPEPRAVEPAVLPSSLAVVPYAGLIEDISAAHGVDPVLVKALIKVESGYRSKARSRKGAMGLMQIMPATARQYSVRNPYDPKANLEAGIKHLAGLLGRFDLSVALAAYNAGEGAVQRFGGMPPYRETRNYVRRILALVTPASN